A single region of the Anaerolineales bacterium genome encodes:
- a CDS encoding HD domain-containing protein: MTIHTPNFEGARAYALERLANELDPRLTYHHLGHTRDEVAAAVAVLANALNVEGERLMLLRTAAYFHDLGYLHSRLEHEMHSVFICREALPDFGYNVVQTEAIGTIIMATRLPHRPKDVLGEILADADLDSLGSAAFLSRSADLRRELETFNSPISDAMWYQIQIDFMEAHHYFTAPAIARNGAAKERHIALMRALLNEALEKDAAQKGAKEKEQS; the protein is encoded by the coding sequence ATGACCATCCACACACCGAATTTCGAGGGCGCCAGGGCATATGCACTGGAACGGCTGGCAAACGAGCTTGACCCACGTCTGACCTATCACCATCTGGGGCATACCCGCGATGAAGTGGCAGCGGCGGTGGCGGTGCTGGCAAATGCCTTAAATGTCGAGGGCGAGCGCCTCATGCTGCTGCGGACAGCGGCATACTTTCACGATCTGGGCTATCTGCACAGCCGCCTTGAACACGAAATGCACAGCGTGTTCATCTGCCGTGAAGCACTGCCCGATTTTGGCTACAATGTTGTCCAAACCGAGGCGATTGGGACAATCATCATGGCAACGCGCCTTCCCCACCGCCCCAAGGATGTTTTGGGGGAAATCTTAGCCGATGCCGATTTGGATTCGCTTGGGTCGGCAGCCTTTCTTTCGCGCAGCGCCGATTTACGGCGTGAGCTTGAGACCTTCAACAGCCCCATCAGCGATGCGATGTGGTATCAGATTCAGATCGATTTTATGGAGGCGCATCACTACTTCACCGCGCCGGCTATTGCCCGCAATGGCGCGGCAAAGGAACGGCATATCGCCTTGATGCGGGCGCTGCTCAACGAGGCGCTGGAAAAAGACGCAGCCCAAAAAGGTGCAAAAGAAAAAGAGCAGTCGTGA
- a CDS encoding WD40 repeat domain-containing protein, translating to MNHRGSGVGFGGMIALIVIALILGGRTAPSRPAQAETRTPSLTASSTAPLSATEMEATLNAAIEARFTETAFVRRTVDYQTATAQFLATVNLRFNRALTATALAPARTLAALQGLALLSLATIEQITQVGSYRTVFAVNALSLSPDGMILAMVSNTETGVRLVEVSSGREINALLPLSVATPTPTTVILSTLTPTPTPIPTIEGPVGMYSVSFSPGETADGVRIAGGNALGNIYVWDAITGEELLFLPGHAGIVFTLAFSPDGSILASGSADGTVRLWDVATGRPLGRLVGHNSAVSSLAFSPDGSLLASGALGGRAVRLWTVRTGQPAGLLQGHTGGVLSVAFSPDGTRLASGSRDGTIRLWDSDLRQKTPLFVLPAPNGVTHLSFSPDGTILAAGGIAPTVTLYDPFEGRVAAVLDGHIGGVTALGFSPDGTRLAAVGLDRIIRYWGVRLVQ from the coding sequence TGATCGTGATCGCCTTGATCCTCGGCGGGCGTACCGCCCCCTCGCGTCCCGCGCAAGCCGAGACGCGCACTCCATCGCTAACCGCCTCCTCCACCGCCCCGCTAAGCGCCACCGAGATGGAGGCGACGCTGAACGCGGCAATCGAGGCACGCTTCACCGAGACGGCATTCGTCCGACGGACGGTGGATTACCAAACGGCAACGGCGCAGTTCTTGGCGACGGTAAACCTTCGCTTCAATCGAGCGCTCACGGCGACGGCACTTGCTCCGGCGCGGACGCTCGCTGCCTTGCAGGGGTTGGCGCTGCTCTCGTTGGCAACCATCGAACAAATTACTCAAGTGGGCAGCTACCGAACCGTTTTCGCTGTGAATGCGCTCAGCCTTAGCCCCGATGGGATGATCCTCGCTATGGTCAGCAACACGGAGACGGGCGTCCGTCTTGTGGAGGTCAGTTCCGGGCGGGAGATCAACGCGCTCTTGCCCCTTTCGGTTGCCACCCCCACCCCCACAACGGTGATTCTCAGCACCCTGACGCCGACACCGACGCCCATCCCCACCATTGAAGGACCGGTGGGCATGTACAGTGTTTCCTTCAGTCCGGGCGAGACTGCCGATGGCGTCCGTATTGCGGGCGGCAATGCCTTAGGCAACATTTACGTGTGGGATGCGATCACCGGTGAGGAACTGCTCTTTCTGCCCGGTCATGCCGGAATCGTCTTTACGCTTGCCTTCAGCCCCGATGGGTCGATCTTGGCATCGGGGAGCGCCGATGGGACGGTGCGCCTCTGGGATGTGGCGACGGGTCGCCCGTTAGGGCGCTTAGTGGGGCATAACAGCGCGGTGAGCAGCCTTGCCTTCAGCCCCGATGGATCGCTGTTGGCGTCGGGAGCGCTTGGCGGGCGTGCCGTCCGCCTTTGGACGGTGCGAACGGGACAGCCAGCGGGTCTGCTGCAAGGGCATACGGGTGGTGTGCTAAGTGTTGCCTTCAGCCCCGATGGGACACGCCTTGCCAGCGGCAGCCGCGATGGGACGATTCGCCTCTGGGATAGTGATCTGCGGCAGAAAACGCCTCTGTTTGTCTTGCCTGCCCCCAATGGAGTGACCCATCTCAGCTTTAGCCCCGACGGGACGATCTTAGCGGCGGGGGGCATCGCCCCAACGGTGACCCTCTACGATCCCTTTGAGGGGCGCGTTGCCGCTGTTTTGGATGGGCATATCGGCGGGGTGACGGCACTCGGTTTTAGCCCCGATGGGACGCGCCTTGCCGCTGTCGGGCTGGATCGCATCATACGCTATTGGGGAGTCCGGCTGGTGCAGTGA